ACGTTCGTCAAGACCAACATCGTCGAATCGGGCCGGATCACCGCACAGTCCAGCGAGGCGGCGAACCGGTTGATGCGCTGGACCGGGCTCTCCGCGCAACGCGTTGCCCGCGACTGCCTGGACGCCCACGACCGCGGCAGCTTGTATTGCATGCCGCAGCTGGACGCCAAGATCGGTTGGAACATCAAACGTTTCGCACCGGAGACATTCACCCGAACAATCGGGCTGGCATTCCGTGCCAGTGCAGCACTGCCGGGAAAGGCCGACTGAAGGAGAAACAGATGGCTCTCGACATGGACGCCATGCTCGCCAAGATCAAGGACCGGCAGTGGGCGCTGGCCGACATCGACTGGGAGGCACCGGGAGCCGAGTTGATCCGGCCCGAGATGGCGCCCAAACTCAAGAAGTTCATGGCCGACCTGTGCTGGATCGAGAACATCGGCGCGCGCGGCTTCGCGGCCATGGCACGCAAGGCGCCCACCGCGACACTGGCCGAGATCTACCGGTATTTCCACGCCGAGGAGCAGCGCCACGCCAACGCCGAACTGGCGCTGATGAAGCGCTGGGGCATGCTCGAAGACGGCGAAATGCCCGAACCCAACGTCAACATCCGGTTGGCCATGCAATGGCTCGACGACTACTCCGACGACTTGCCGCTGTCGGTACTGGGCACGGTGATCCCGATGCTGGAAGTCGCACTCGACGGTGCTCTGCTCAAGTTTCTGCTCGACGAGGTCGACGACCCGGTCTGCCACCAGGTGTTCGAGAAGATCAACAACGACGAATCCCGGCACATCGCCGTTGATTTCGAGGTGTTGGAGATGATCGGCCACGCCGACGCCCGCAGATTGGCGATCGAGTTCGTCGGCACCGTCGCCTCCCCGTCGCTGATCATCGGCGCGCTGATCTCGATCCCACTGCTCAACCGGGTTCGCAACGAGGTGATCGGCATGGGTCTGGATCCCCAGCGCCTCTACGCCGCCCTGATGCGCTTCACGCAGTTCGGTGAGCGCGGCGAGCACACCCGGCGGGTGCCGGCCTATCAGATCGTCAAGCACTACTCGGGCTGGATGGCCAACCCGAACAGCCCCTATCACCTGCTGGCCAACCCCGCGGTGTGGATCTCCGGCTTCTACCCCAAGCGGTTGCTCAAGCCCATCCCGACCTGGTTCAAAGAGCTGACCCACGAACCGGCGGCCTGACGTGGCGCGCACACACGTCTACCAGACCCTGATCGTGGGCGCCGGCTTCAGCGGGATCGGCGCGGCGATCAAACTCGCCGAGGCGGGCCATGCCGGCGCGGACGAAATCCTCATCCTGGAGCGCAGTGACCGGGTCGGCGGCACCTGGCGCGACACCCGCTATCCCGGTGCGGCATGCGACATCCCGTCGCTGCTCTACTCGTTCTCGTTCGTCGCCAACCCGGGCTGGTCGCGGGCCTATCCGTCGGCCGACGAGATCTATGCGCACATCGAGGACATGGTCGACCGGTTCGACCTGCGCCGCCACATCCGGTTCGGCACCGAGGTCACCGGGCTTGCCTTCGACGAGGACACCGGTGTGTGGACGGTGTCGGCAGGGCGGACGAAGTTTCGGGCCCGCACCGTGGTGCTGGCCTCGGGCCCGTTGCCCGACTCCAGCTTCCCGGCCATCCGCGGGCTGGAGACATTTACCGGCCACAAGATTCACAGTGCGCGCTGGGATCACGACTACGACTTCACCGGCAAGAAGGTCGCTGTCGTCGGCACCGGCGCCAGCGCGGTGCAGATCATCCCGGAACTGGTCGAGCAGGCCGGATTCGTCAAGGTCTTTCAGCGCACGCCGGGCTGGGTGATCCCCCGCCTGGACGTGGCCATGCCTCCGGTCGTCCAGGAGCTGTTCGCCAAAGTGCCCGCCGCCCAGCAGCTTGCCCGCCAGGCGCTGTTCTGGGGGCACGAGGCCAGCGCCACCGCCTTGGTGTGGAACACCCCGCTCAGCGGCCTGGTGGCCCAACTGGGCAAGGCCCACCTGCGTACCGCGGTCAAGGATCCGTGGCTGCGCCGTCAGCTCACCCCGGATTTCACTCCAGGTTGCAAGCGCATGCTGGTCTCCAGCGACTACTACCCCGCGCTTCAGCGCGACAACTGCAAGCTGATCGCCTGGCCGATCGCCACGATCAGCCCGGCCGGCATCCGCACCAGCGACGGTGTGGAACACCGACTGGACGCCATCGTGTTCGCGACCGGCTACGACGTGCACCTGACCGGTCCGCCGTTTCCGGTCACCGGACTGGGCGGCAGGTCGCTGGCCGCGGACTGGAGCGGCGGCGGTCAGGCCTTCAAAAGCATTCAGGCACACGGCTACCCGAACCTGTTCTTCATGACCGGCCCCAACTCCGGGCCGGGTCACAACTCGCTGCTGGTGTACGTCGAAGGACAGATCGACTACGTGGTGCGCGCCGTGGGCGCGATCCGCCGCGGCGACCTGCGCTACCTGGACGTGCGTGATGACGTGCAACGTCGCCACAACGAGCAGATTCAGCGGCGACTGGGCAAGACGACCTGGATGTCGGGCTGTCGCAGCTGGTATCTGACCGAGGACGGTTTCAACGCGTCGATGTACCCGGGATTCGCGACCCAGTATCTTCGGCAGATGCGCAGTTTCCGCCTCGCCGACTACCACGCGGTGGCATGACCGCACCGGATCGTCCAGCCAGGCCCGACTCCATCGCCGGTGTGCTGGCGAACCTGCGACGGGTGCCTCGCCGGGTGCGTCGCGAGTCTCGCGAGGTGATCGAGGCCGCGGTGACCCAGCTTTTCGAGATCGTGGTGCGCCACCCCGGCGGCAACACCGCATCGCGGGAGTACCGGATCGACGACCTGGCCCGCCTGGCCGGCACCACTACCCGCAACGTCCGGGTGTACCGCGATCGGGACCTGTTGCCGCCGCCGCGGCGGGTCGGGCGGATCGCGTTGTACAACGACACGCACCTGACCCGGCTGCGGCTGATCACCTCGATGCTCGACCGCGGTTACACCATCGCGCACGTCAAAGAGATGATCGGCGCGTGGGAGCAGGGCAAGGACCTCGGCGACATCCTGGGCCTGGAGAGCGCGATCGCCGGCAGCTGGACCAGCGAACGCCCCGAGACCGTGTCACGGGCCGAGGCCGAGCGGCGGATCGGCGATCCGGAGGCGTTGCGGCGGCTGATGGCGCTCGGGGTGATCCGCGTCGACGGGGCCGACGGCTCCCGGGCCACCATCACCCGGCCCAAACTGATCGAGGCGTTCAACGAGATCCGCGGCTACGGCATCGCCGTCGACAAGCTCATCGACCTCTACGAGCAGTCACTGCCCCACATCGACGCGATCAGCCAGATGCTGGTGCGGGCCGGTGCCGAACACGTCCTGACCAGGATCCAGCCTGGGGCTCCGCTTCCGGCCGATACCGAGATCGCCGAGCTGATCGGCATGCTGGTGCGGTTCCGCACCCAGGCCGTGGCCTCCGTCACCGCCACCCTCGCGTCGTCGATCGAGTCCACCATCGAGTCGATGGTGACCGGCCTGCTCGCCGAGTCCCTGCTGCACTGAGGCTGGTTCAAGCGGCGGTCCCAGCTTCGCCGTCTCAGGCCAGCGCGAGAAACAGCTTCTCCAGCTCGTCCTCGGTCAGCGGAGCGTCGCCGGTGGCGGACTCGCCGGCAAGGCATTGCCGCAGCCCGCTCGCGACGATCTTGAAACCCGCCCGGTCCAGCGCACGCGAGACCGCGGCCAGTTGGGTGACCACGTCCTTGCAGTCGCGGCCGCTCTCGATCATCGTGATCACCCCCGCGAGCTGACCGTGCGCGCGGCGCAACCGGTTCAACACCGCCTTGATACTTTCGTCGTCGCCAACCACGTGAGCTCCTCTCGGCGAGACCCATGATACCCGGCGGGGTATGCCAAGGGAGGGAACTCAGCGGTGGGCGATCAGGTACGGCGCCAAAGTCGCGAGCTTCTCGCCGGTCTCCTCGAACTCCCGCTCGGGACGGGATGCGTCGATGACGCCGGCTCCGGCCCGTAGCCACGTCCGCCCGTCCCGTTCGTAGGCCGCCCGCAACGTCAACGCGGCATCCAGCCCGCCGGCGGCCGTGAACATCACCACCGCACCCGAATACAGGCCCCGCGGGCACTCGTCGAGCCTCAGGATGGCGTCGATCCCGGCGCGCTTGGGTATGCCGGACGCGGTGACGGCCGGAAACAGCGCCTCCAGGGCATCCATCCGGTCCCGCGAGCGGTCCAACCGCCCGGACACCGTCGAGCCCAGGTGCTGAACGCTGCCACGCTCCCGCACGGTCATGAAATCGGTGACCGCGGCACTGCCCGGTTCAGCGACCTCGGCGATCTCATCCATCGACGTGCGCACCGAGATCGCGTGCTCGACGATCTCCTTGGCGTCGGATTCGAGCTCGGCACGAACCGGCCCGTCCACCGCGGGATCGCCGCTGCGCGCCCGCGTTCCGGCCAGCGGCTCGGTGAGCACCAGGCCGTCGTCACGCACCTCGGCCACCAGCTCCGGACTGTAACCGAGTGCCCGAATCCCGCCGAGCCGCAACAGAAACGACCGAGCAGGGGTGTTGTGCCGCCGTCCCAGCCGATATGTCGACGGGAAGTCCAGCGCAAACGGCACGTCGACACAGCGCGACAGGATCACCTTGCGGTAGCGGCCGGCGCCGATCTCGCCGACCGCGGTGGCCACCCTGTCGCGATAGCCGGCGGCGTCGGCATCCACCGCGATCCGCGACGGGTCGGCCAGCGCCGGGACACCGTCGATCAGCAACCGGTCCAGCGCTGCGGCTTCCCGCTCGCCGGCGCCGAACATCTCTACCTGCTCGGCGGTGACCACGATGCGGGTCCGCGGCCAGAACACCCGCGCCAGCGCGGTTCCGGGGTCCAGCCGGTCCTGCAGCCCGAAGCGGTAGGTACCGAACTCGAAGGCGACCCAGCCGAACACCTGGTCGGCCTCCAGCAGCAGGCGGTCGACGGCTTCGCCGAGCACCGCGGCCGGCCGGCCGCTCCAGTGCTGGCGCCGCACCACTCCGTCGCGGACGGTGCGCAGCTCATCGCTGTCCAGTTCGACGGCCGCGCGCAAACCCGTGGCCAGTGTCCAGGTTCCGCACCGCTCATAGAGCAGGTACTCCTCGCCGGCGATTTCGGGAAGGGCCGCGGCGAGCCCCGCCGCGAGATCGGCCGGCCCGACACCCGGTGGCAGCGGCACCGACAGCGAAGTTTCGGAGACTGTTTCGACACCGAGCTCGGACACGCTAGTAAATGTAGCCTAACCTACTTAGTGGCGCGCGCTCCGCCCCGGGAAATCGCCGGGCCCGGCTCCGGCCGGCGCCGCCGACGCGACTCGGGGCGCCCGTGACGCCGGCCACTGCGGACCGTTGGTGGT
This is a stretch of genomic DNA from Mycolicibacter terrae. It encodes these proteins:
- a CDS encoding reductase, producing the protein MALDMDAMLAKIKDRQWALADIDWEAPGAELIRPEMAPKLKKFMADLCWIENIGARGFAAMARKAPTATLAEIYRYFHAEEQRHANAELALMKRWGMLEDGEMPEPNVNIRLAMQWLDDYSDDLPLSVLGTVIPMLEVALDGALLKFLLDEVDDPVCHQVFEKINNDESRHIAVDFEVLEMIGHADARRLAIEFVGTVASPSLIIGALISIPLLNRVRNEVIGMGLDPQRLYAALMRFTQFGERGEHTRRVPAYQIVKHYSGWMANPNSPYHLLANPAVWISGFYPKRLLKPIPTWFKELTHEPAA
- a CDS encoding flavin-containing monooxygenase, with the protein product MARTHVYQTLIVGAGFSGIGAAIKLAEAGHAGADEILILERSDRVGGTWRDTRYPGAACDIPSLLYSFSFVANPGWSRAYPSADEIYAHIEDMVDRFDLRRHIRFGTEVTGLAFDEDTGVWTVSAGRTKFRARTVVLASGPLPDSSFPAIRGLETFTGHKIHSARWDHDYDFTGKKVAVVGTGASAVQIIPELVEQAGFVKVFQRTPGWVIPRLDVAMPPVVQELFAKVPAAQQLARQALFWGHEASATALVWNTPLSGLVAQLGKAHLRTAVKDPWLRRQLTPDFTPGCKRMLVSSDYYPALQRDNCKLIAWPIATISPAGIRTSDGVEHRLDAIVFATGYDVHLTGPPFPVTGLGGRSLAADWSGGGQAFKSIQAHGYPNLFFMTGPNSGPGHNSLLVYVEGQIDYVVRAVGAIRRGDLRYLDVRDDVQRRHNEQIQRRLGKTTWMSGCRSWYLTEDGFNASMYPGFATQYLRQMRSFRLADYHAVA
- a CDS encoding MerR family transcriptional regulator, which codes for MTAPDRPARPDSIAGVLANLRRVPRRVRRESREVIEAAVTQLFEIVVRHPGGNTASREYRIDDLARLAGTTTRNVRVYRDRDLLPPPRRVGRIALYNDTHLTRLRLITSMLDRGYTIAHVKEMIGAWEQGKDLGDILGLESAIAGSWTSERPETVSRAEAERRIGDPEALRRLMALGVIRVDGADGSRATITRPKLIEAFNEIRGYGIAVDKLIDLYEQSLPHIDAISQMLVRAGAEHVLTRIQPGAPLPADTEIAELIGMLVRFRTQAVASVTATLASSIESTIESMVTGLLAESLLH
- a CDS encoding metal-sensitive transcriptional regulator yields the protein MVGDDESIKAVLNRLRRAHGQLAGVITMIESGRDCKDVVTQLAAVSRALDRAGFKIVASGLRQCLAGESATGDAPLTEDELEKLFLALA
- a CDS encoding salicylate synthase, which translates into the protein MSELGVETVSETSLSVPLPPGVGPADLAAGLAAALPEIAGEEYLLYERCGTWTLATGLRAAVELDSDELRTVRDGVVRRQHWSGRPAAVLGEAVDRLLLEADQVFGWVAFEFGTYRFGLQDRLDPGTALARVFWPRTRIVVTAEQVEMFGAGEREAAALDRLLIDGVPALADPSRIAVDADAAGYRDRVATAVGEIGAGRYRKVILSRCVDVPFALDFPSTYRLGRRHNTPARSFLLRLGGIRALGYSPELVAEVRDDGLVLTEPLAGTRARSGDPAVDGPVRAELESDAKEIVEHAISVRTSMDEIAEVAEPGSAAVTDFMTVRERGSVQHLGSTVSGRLDRSRDRMDALEALFPAVTASGIPKRAGIDAILRLDECPRGLYSGAVVMFTAAGGLDAALTLRAAYERDGRTWLRAGAGVIDASRPEREFEETGEKLATLAPYLIAHR